One window of Paralichthys olivaceus isolate ysfri-2021 chromosome 20, ASM2471397v2, whole genome shotgun sequence genomic DNA carries:
- the LOC109644451 gene encoding polypeptide N-acetylgalactosaminyltransferase 15, whose amino-acid sequence MRLCRATARRRMLCLWLLLLGFALVTLALSDLLSRDRFSSHQNPGPPRHPLQRSPSPPDLEVIVDSRDPALELGVDLSPLKSFQEDQLLFVPMPSIQGTRSAPQKKGSYKVLLPGANKDNTFPAAPTHGEPGQALRIHLEGVERETEVAAVMKYGFNEVVSERISLHRGLTEARHPGCLGEQYSKSLPSASVVICFHDEAWSTLLRTVHSVLTTAPKQYLREVLLVDDLSMQGHLKTVLSEYVSHLDGVRLIRSTRRLGVGGCRTLGAARAAAEVLVFMDSHCECQKGWLEPLLERVAQDRTRVVSPIMDVIDWQTFQYNATQWPVRGVFDWKLDFFWESNLLLQDKDPESAVQPLRTPALGGGVVAVERYFFQKIGAYDPGMLLWGAEQIELSIRVWSCGGSMEVVPCSRVAHLMHHHLPYRFPDQELLQRNKIRIADTWMDAYRKIFYRRDTLAHFIRQSESPNITERLRLKRSLGCRNFHWYLTAVYPQLYIPQDRPALSGELYNVGTGSCADYPRGQGTHGGPMKTAPCSGTGSQHCDLNSEGEVRWGPMGALCLDSEGERVVLSPCPTHRSTTSGLQWKFMKLSGQLIHQQSQLCLEAVKEGGPPQSSPREVNTHTSTGSLLLRPCTHHPRQQWHFEQLVAPKGE is encoded by the exons ATGAGGCTGTGCAGAGCTACTGCCCGGAGGAGGATGCTCTGCCTCTGGCTGCTGCTCCTCGGTTTCGCGCTTGTCACTCTGGCGCTGTCGGACCTGTTGAGCCGCGACAGATTCTCCAGCCATCAGAATCCTGGTCCTCCTCGTCACCCCCTGCAGCGGTCCCCGAGTCCACCGGACCTGGAAGTCATCGTGGACTCCCGGGACCCTGCCTTGGAGCTCGGCGTCGACCTCTCCCCGCTAAAATCTTTTCAAGAGGACCAGCTCTTATTCGTGCCAATGCCATCCATACAAGGCACCAGGAGCGCGCCGCAGAAGAAGGGCAGCTACAAGGTGCTGCTGCCCGGAGCTAATAAGGACAACACCTTTCCTGCGGCTCCGACGCACGGGGAACCGGGCCAAGCGCTGCGGATACACCTGGAGGGTGTGGAGAGGGAGACGGAGGTGGCTGCTGTGATGAAGTACGGATTTAACGAGGTGGTCAGCGAGAGGATTTCACTGCATCGCGGGCTGACAGAGGCGCGCCATCCGGG GTGTCTGGGGGAACAGTACAGTAAGTCTCTGCCGTCTGCGAGTGTTGTTATATGTTTCCATGATGAAGCCTGGTCCACGCTCCTGCGCACTGTACACAGCGTCCTCACCACTGCGCCCAAACAGTACCTGCGTGAGGTTCTGCTGGTGGACGACCTGAGCATGCAGG GTCACCTGAAGACTGTGTTGAGTGAGTATGTGTCACATCTGGATGGGGTGCGTTTGATTCGCAGCACCAGGCGCCTAGGCGTCGGTGGGTGCCGCACCCTGGGTGCTGCCAGGGCTGCAGCGGAGGTGCTGGTGTTCATGGACTCCCACTGTGAGTGTCAGAAAGGCTGGCTGGAGCCACTCCTGGAGAGAGTGGCCCAGGACAG GACCAGAGTGGTGTCCCCTATCATGGATGTGATAGACTGGCAGACCTTTCAGTACAACGCCACCCAGTGGCCGGTGAGGGGGGTGTTTGACTGGAAACTGGACTTTTTCTGGGAATCAAACCTTCTGCTGCAAGACAAGGATCCAGAGTCTGCTGTGCAACCTTTACG GACTCCAGCATTAGGAGGAGGCGTTGTGGCTGTCGAAAGATATTTCTTCCAGAAGATAGGAGCCTACGACCCGGGGATGCTGTTGTGGGGAGCAGAGCAAATTGAGCTGTCAATCAGG GTGTGGTCATGTGGGGGCTCCATGGAGGTGGTCCCCTGCTCACGTGTGGCCCACCTCATGCACCACCACCTGCCATATCGCTTCCCAGACCAGGAGCTGCTTCAGAGGAATAAGATCCGCATTGCAGACACATGGATGGACGCCTACAGGAAGATATTCTACAGGAGGGACACACTGGCTCATTTCAtcaggcag TCTGAGAGCCCCAACATCACCGAGCGTCTGCGGCTAAAGAGAAGTCTTGGCTGCAGGAACTTCCACTGGTACCTGACAGCAGTTTATCCACAGCTGTACATCCCACAGGACAGACCTGCACTGTCAGGCGAG CTATATAACGTCGGCACTGGCAGCTGTGCAGACTACCCTCGAGGGCAGGGGACACACGGTGGGCCCATGAAAACAGCACCGTGCAGTGGGACGGGCAGCCAG CACTGTGATCTAAACTCTGAAGGTGAAGTGCGGTGGGGTCCGATGGGGGCTCTGTGCCTGGACTCAGAAGGGGAGAGGGTGGTTCTCTCTCCCTGCCCCACCCACAGGTCAACCACCAGCGGACTCCAGTGGAAGTTCATGAAG ctcagcgGCCAACTCATCCACCAGCAGTCTCAGTTGTGTCTGGAGGCTGTAAAGGAGGGAGGACCACCGCAGAGCAGCCCCAGAGAGGTCAACACCCACACCAGCACAGGTAGTCTCCTCCTGCGCCCCTGCACCCATCACCCCAGACAACAGTGGCACTTTGAGCAACTGGTGGCACCTAAAGGTGAATGA